TATGCACatgatgatggcgagctgTACGTTGTACTCGGTGCATGGCTTGTGCAGGACAACCTACGTTTTTGGCTTATCTGGTGGGTCCATTTGATGGGACGCTCCTGAGGCATGAAAGGGGTGTTGGACTGGAAGGCCGGATGAGACTCCGTTCAAGTCAAGATCTTTTGGTGGGAGCAACTATTACGCCGGTGGGAGCAAAGCCATTTCAACTCAATAAGATTGACAACTTTGTTTGCACCTAGACGGTGCCGGATCTGGGTGGACGTGCACTATTACTTCCAAGTCTAGTGAGGGTCTATCAGCGAGTCAGCGCCATTATGGCAGAATCGGGAGGCATATGTCGACAGCCTAATTATGCGAGCCCCAATCTCGAGCGACTATAGTACAGCTGATACCATATAGCCTCTTATCGGTACATGATATAGCACAGCCACCGAGGAGTAGCGCCCccggctggctggctgggcattATCGATCAGTTTACCTAGCTTCGGACTTCATAGACAGCAGGCAGAGATACCTTGGTCagagagacagaagagaacAATTGACTTATTCCGCCCGGCAACCCTCTCCCTTGTGGTCTGTCTATTACCCGCATACACAACCGGACCCTGGAACCCATGTTGTTTGGTATCCAGACTGCTGGGTGATTTGTAATCCAGTGGCTGTGAATTAACTCCGAAATAACACCTGCGCTGATATACGGTCTCAGGCGGTTCAGTTGAGTGTATACGTGCTAGAACCACAGCTCATCATGAAGGAGCGCATCTTGGTCGTTCGATATGGGAAGTCGCCGCAGCAGACAACACATCAATTCATACGCCATGGACTACCATAGCCCAAAACAATTTCCCAAGACCAAAAATTATGGTGCTCAAGTTGTTGATAAGATCTGTCTGAGTTGAGATGCTTTCCCTACCATGGGCCCATCAACCGTTCCCGGCTACTCCCAGCCATATACTACTCATGTGTTTTATATATTtgctttcctttccctctccctccccctttcccttttcttttcttttcttttgttttctttaTTCCCTCCCCCCTCCTTTTTGCATTCGTCTTTTGCTGGGCTGAGTACTTTCAATGAGAGGAATGGAGTTTCTAATGAGCTATGTGTGGCAGAAAAATGTTTATTGGAGGGTTAAACTGGGAGACAACAGATCGTATGTGCCGTTTACGAGCCTTCTTAAGAGACTCTGTGATCTAACCTCTTAAGCTAGAATCTCTAAAGGAGTACTTCTCGCAGTTCGGAGAAGTACAGGAATGTACCGTCATGCGTGACAGTGCTACTGGTCGGTCTAGAGGATTCGGATTTTTGACTTTCAAAGACCCCAAGACTGTGAATACTGTTATGGTCAAAGAGCACTACCTTGACGGAAAGATTGTAAGGCTTGCTTTAGCGCTTTTTATGTTATAATGATCGTATGCTCACATAACTCGCAGATTGACCCGAAGCGCGCTATTCCACgtgatgagcaggagaagacAAGTAAGATCTTCGTTGGTGGCGTCAGTCAAGAGGCTACCGAGCAGGATTTCAAACAATTCTTTATGCAATTTGGTCGTGTGATTGATGCGACTTTGATGATTGACAAGGATACCGGGCGCCCTCGTGGGTTTGGCTTTGTGACATTTGATAGTGAAGCCGCCGTCGAAGCAGCTCTTTCGCGCCCTCTCGAGATTCTTGGTAAAACTATCGAGGTAAAGAAAGCTCAGCCAAGGGGTAACCTACGCGACGACGGAGATCGTGGGCGTCGCGGTAGAGACTTTAGGGATGGCAGTCAAGGTGGCTCAGATGGTtcccagcagcaagcaggGGCCCAGGGGCAAGGTGTCATGCCCGGCGGGCTCACTCCTCAAATGATGGCGCAGTATTGGCAACGCATGCAGCAGTACTTTGCTTTGATGCAACAGCAAATGGCAGTAGCCGCCACACAGGGCCAAGGAATGGGCGCTATGGGAATGGCTGGAATGAATCCTGCTCTTATGCAGCAAATGCAGATGAAGCAACTACAACAGATGCAAATGGGAAATAATCAGCAGTCGCCGAGCATGAGTCCTCCTGCTCAGAGCCCGACCCCGCAGTCAATGCAGAATATGATGAACCCTGCCatgatgcagcagatgcaacAGCAAATGCCAAATCAAGGACAAGCAAATAACATGGGGGGGCAAATGGGAATGGGTGGAAATGGCAGTGGAAACATGAACATGGGGAGTAACTAtgctggaggaggcagaggggGTCCCGGTTACAATGCTCACGAACAAATTGCATTTGAGCAACAGAAATAtgagcaacagcaagctcGCAGAGCAATGGAAAACCGGGCCTTCTCACCCTATCAGCAAGGTGGTCCGACATCATGGGAAGGCATGTACGATGAGGTGCCCCAGCCAAATATTCCCACAGGTCCCCAGGCCATGAATCGATCCAGTAGTGTGGGACGTGGTACGCATCACCATTGTTCTCTGCA
This sequence is a window from Aspergillus nidulans FGSC A4 chromosome IV. Protein-coding genes within it:
- a CDS encoding heterogeneous nuclear ribonucleoprotein HRP1 (transcript_id=CADANIAT00000536); amino-acid sequence: MAEPEDVEEDLFADLYDADETGNQAASTGGAPAASNSAPSDAPAQPSATSAIQSVEGVGNESETTHGTYQTPTYEGGYQNGSGPDSGYNNQTTGPVGEPEPQGTGIKEDGKMFIGGLNWETTDQSLKEYFSQFGEVQECTVMRDSATGRSRGFGFLTFKDPKTVNTVMVKEHYLDGKIIDPKRAIPRDEQEKTSKIFVGGVSQEATEQDFKQFFMQFGRVIDATLMIDKDTGRPRGFGFVTFDSEAAVEAALSRPLEILGKTIEVKKAQPRGNLRDDGDRGRRGRDFRDGSQGGSDGSQQQAGAQGQGVMPGGLTPQMMAQYWQRMQQYFALMQQQMAVAATQGQGMGAMGMAGMNPALMQQMQMKQLQQMQMGNNQQSPSMSPPAQSPTPQSMQNMMNPAMMQQMQQQMPNQGQANNMGGQMGMGGNGSGNMNMGSNYAGGGRGGPGYNAHEQIAFEQQKYEQQQARRAMENRAFSPYQQGGPTSWEGMYDEVPQPNIPTGPQAMNRSSSVGRGQTPQPQGAAPANAPTGPKNAGKPGANYRGGGRGGHRGFHPYARG